Genomic segment of Prionailurus viverrinus isolate Anna chromosome B4, UM_Priviv_1.0, whole genome shotgun sequence:
TGCAGGGACAAGGAGTGTACCGAGTGTGATCCTCCTTCAAACCCCTCACTGACACCTCGTCCATCTCAGGTCCCAGGCCCACACCCACAACCCACCCACTTACCTTACGCCAAAAGTAAGTTCCAGGCAATACTTTGTCCAGTCACAGGGATAAGggtcacacccccccccccaaccagcacCCTCCCCACATAAGTTGCCTGGCCAGCTGGTCAGCCTTCCCATCTCACCCAGCGCCTCTTAGGCCTCAGGCCTTCATTCAGCCCAGGCTTGTGCCCTGGGAGGTGCCCTGCTGCTGCTCACCCTGTCTCTTTTCCAGAGATGCCAGAGGCCGGGACAGTCCGGCAGGTGCAAACTCTAGCTGATTTCAGGTTGCTGCCTGCCCCAGCTCTCTCTACCCACGGACCACGTGAGTTTCCTCCCCATTCTCCACCCCCAGAGAGAATGCATACAAGAGAGGGAAGTCAGCCAGAAAGCTCCTGGAGTAGGAGTAAGAAGTAGGAGAAGCAGAATCTAAGGATTAGGAAAGGACTTAGTCCAATGGTAGCAGTGGGGATCGGGGTGAGAGAGAGATGGCAGATGGGTAACAGGAGGCCTGGGCTGAGGAGAGTCCAGACCTAGGCCCTCCCCCAAAACACTTGTGTGGCCCCTGTCTACCACAGCCCAAAGGTCCCTGTGCAGCACAGACTGCATCCGCATCTTTGTGGTCCTCTCTGGAATGTTTCTTGCTTTCACCATGGTCGGAGCCCTGTGCCtccatcaacaaagaaaaaatggactAAGTAAGAGACAAAATGCAGGTCTCCAGTCCTGTCCCTGCACCCCACCCTACTTCCTTAGCCCCGCCATCCATGCCTGGAACCTCTCGGAAGCCTCCCTCGCACCATCTTTACCAACCCTtgctcccaccttctctctcGCCTCTTCGTCGGCACCCCCTGCCAGCCTCCCCCAAACTAGCCCTCCTTTGCTCATGTCCACGCTCttcaccaccccccacctttaCTGCCTCTGATTCTCCTCCTGCAGACAAAGAAGAAAGTCCAGTGATGCCTGCAGAGCCTTGTCCTTACAGCTGCCCCAGAGAGGAAGAGGGCGGCGCCATCCCCATTCAGGAAGACTACCGAAAACCAGAGCCTGCTTCCTACCCCTGAGCGTGCTCgccttggggggtggggaggtcatCACTACAATAAAATCCCAGCCTCAGTCCCACCCCATCGGCCACCCAGGCCGATGAGCCGAATGAGACCTGGCACCCCCGGTTTCAGTACCATCCTCTTATCAGGACCCTATCCTGTGTGCAGACTTGAGAACGTGCCTTTTGGAGACTGGCAGTGACAAGGACACGAGGGGATGCGGTGGAGGGTGGGTCACAGGAGCCCGAGTGTGCCCTGGCTCAGCCGGCTTCGCCCCTGCGCTGCACTGGAGGGCTGAGGCCCTAGCTGGAAAACACACTTCTGCCTACGAACCCCCACGTGCTGTATCACTGACGTAGAAATTCGGCAAAATAAAGTGACGGCCAGCCACACACCGATGCTCTCCGCGCGCGCTCTGAAATTCAATCTCTGGGCGCCAGCCACTCCCAGATCCGGGATCTGAAGGAGGAGCTCTCTCGGGCGGACTGGTGCTAGGGGCCCGCCCCAGTCGCCGAAGGAAGACCGCCAGGGGGTGTGGCACCAACCGAAAATGAAGAAAGGTTCCCAGGCTCCTGGGGATCCTGCTTCTGGCTTcggtctctgcctccccccaccccctcccttacTTCGGCTCCGCTCTCTTGGGTGGGGGGTCCAAGGGTGCATGCCGTTGAAGTCAGGTCTTGACAGAACGAGAGGATTTGCGGGAGGcgggggaagaaaggagaaccGTGATCACGACGCTGGCACGCGCGCCTAGTTAGTGGTTTCACTCCCAGGCAGAAGCAGCCGCGGTGACACTCGAAGTGAAAGCGAAAGAGGAGGAGGCCAAGGGCTGGAGAGAAAGCTACAGGCCAGAAAGGGTGGTTCGGAGAGCCCCTCTTCTCCAGCCGGGACGCGCCCGCCGGAGCAGTGGGGaagggcggcggggcggggcggggcgggaggggtggCAGCGCAGCCCCCATGGGCGCGGGGCAGGGCTGGTGCCTGCTGCTCTGCCTGGCCCTGTCCCGCGTGGCGGCAGACCCAGGTGAGCGGGGAGCGCCGGccggagtggggggagggggagggaagaggagggtgggggtgttGGGCCCAGGGCGCACCAGGGACCCACCCACCCCGAGATTCcagaaggggaagggggtggggggagggggccggctTCCAGCAGCCTCCTAAGCCCAACAGGAGAAAGGCTGGCTAAATAAGGAACCAATGGTGTTGGGGAGGAGGCCGCAGCCtgtgggaaaggggcaaaggaagagaggcCTCCGGGGGAATGCGGTGGGGGGCCTAGTGGAGAGGGCACTGCCTGGGAGCAGACACCTTCCCAAGCGGAAAGCTGGGAAATCCCCGGGAGGTGTgccctggaggtgggggaggggaaggccacCTGTAACCGCAGAAAGCTGAGTAGACCCAGTGGGCTGGCTGGGAAATTGTGCCAACTCCCCTCGCCACACGGGCGGCCTGTCTCCTCTCCCAGTGGCGATTTTGCTCATTTATGTGCTTTTGCCGAGAATTCCTTTGACTGAAGAGAGAGTTTTTTGGCTGGCAGTTATaatgagaataaaaacataaactctCCTGACCAATGTAAATCAGGACTTTAATTCATACCAGGTATGTGCCTGGACTAGCAGGTGCTTCCCAGAAAGCTGGTTTGGGGGTGacgagagggacacagagacagctAGGACCCTGGATGACAACTTCTACACCTTCCTTGATGACTCCACAGTTGGAGTGCGAGGCGAGTACAGAAGCAACTCTCTGGGCAAGAGGGTGCTCACTCCTGTCTTTAACCTGCAGAAGAAAGGCAGTGGCGGAAGGTGGATGTGGTCCTAGACTGCTTCCTGGTGGAGGAAGACAGGCACCCTGGAAGTCTTGCCGGCAGTAGGACCATGGTGGAGGCCTTGCTCGTGCTGAGGCAGGTACCAGTGTTGGATGACGACTCCCTGGAAGCCATCACTGATTTCCAAGGGGGCACACTGGCCAAAGACAACCCACCTGTTACCTTCGAGGCCTCAGGTAAGAGCCCTCCACCCTATGTCTCAATCTTTCTGGGCTCCCTCCGCTGGGACGGCGCAGTTCCTGGGGACACCCACCGCACCTGTTTCCCACGGACCCAGGTGTTCTCAATCCAACTAGACCTCTGtgctgcccttctcccccagtgAACTTGGTACAGATTCCTCAAGCCGAGGCCTTACTCCATGCTGACTGCAACGGGAAGGAGCTGTCCTGTGAGATCTCCCACTATTTCCTCCAGGCCACTAAGAAAGCTTCGTTCATCGCCAATGTGCAGGTACCCGGAGGGGGACCTAGTGTCTCCATGGTGATGAAGTTTCTCAGGGATGCTGAGAATGGGGCTGTCTTGCACCCCACACTGAAGCTGCCCCTGAGCCCCCAGGGGATGGTGCAGACTGCAggtgagaaaattaaaagtagcaGAAATAAAGTTGTAGGTTTTTTCAAGTGGGCAGCTCATGGGGGActagaagaaggaagggaataagtACACTTCCATCCACATCAGTCATCTCAGGGTGTCCCCTAGCCTCAGTCCTTTCTCCTAAAGACCCAAAGGATTGGATTGGGATCATTTTCACCTCCCTTGTGTGAGGAA
This window contains:
- the CD27 gene encoding CD27 antigen isoform X1, which produces MARPPLCWLWILGTLAGLSATLAPQCCPEKHYWAQGQLCCQMCKPGTFLVKDCDRHGEAAQCDPCIPGASFSPDHHIRRHCESCRHCNSGLLIRNCTLTANAECACPKGWQCRDKECTECDPPSNPSLTPRPSQVPGPHPQPTHLPYAKKMPEAGTVRQVQTLADFRLLPAPALSTHGPPQRSLCSTDCIRIFVVLSGMFLAFTMVGALCLHQQRKNGLSKRQNAGLQSCPCTPPYFLSPAIHAWNLSEASLAPSLPTLAPTFSLASSSAPPASLPQTSPPLLMSTLFTTPHLYCL
- the CD27 gene encoding CD27 antigen isoform X4, whose protein sequence is MARPPLCWLWILGTLAGLSATLAPQCCPEKHYWAQGQLCCQMCKPGTFLVKDCDRHGEAAQCDPCIPGASFSPDHHIRRHCESCRHCNSGLLIRNCTLTANAECACPKGWQCRDKECTECDPPSNPSLTPRPSQVPGPHPQPTHLPYAKKMPEAGTVRQVQTLADFRLLPAPALSTHGPHKEESPVMPAEPCPYSCPREEEGGAIPIQEDYRKPEPASYP
- the CD27 gene encoding CD27 antigen isoform X2 gives rise to the protein MARPPLCWLWILGTLAGLSATLAPQCCPEKHYWAQGQLCCQMCKPGTFLVKDCDRHGEAAQCDPCIPGASFSPDHHIRRHCESCRHCNSGLLIRNCTLTANAECACPKGWQCRDKECTECDPPSNPSLTPRPSQVPGPHPQPTHLPYAKKMPEAGTVRQVQTLADFRLLPAPALSTHGPPQRSLCSTDCIRIFVVLSGMFLAFTMVGALCLHQQRKNGLNKEESPVMPAEPCPYSCPREEEGGAIPIQEDYRKPEPASYP
- the CD27 gene encoding CD27 antigen isoform X3, which encodes MARPPLCWLWILGTLAGLSATLAPQCCPEKHYWAQGQLCCQMCKPGTFLVKDCDRHGEAAQCDPCIPGASFSPDHHIRRHCESCRHCNSEMPEAGTVRQVQTLADFRLLPAPALSTHGPPQRSLCSTDCIRIFVVLSGMFLAFTMVGALCLHQQRKNGLSKRQNAGLQSCPCTPPYFLSPAIHAWNLSEASLAPSLPTLAPTFSLASSSAPPASLPQTSPPLLMSTLFTTPHLYCL